Within Mustela lutreola isolate mMusLut2 chromosome 10, mMusLut2.pri, whole genome shotgun sequence, the genomic segment cacagacacacacacacacacacatgcaggtgCAAGCTCCTGAGGAGATTGAAACTCGAAGGGATAATCCCAGATTGGTGGAGGATAAAGCTGGGGGCAGATTGGCTGGAGGATTTGGGTGACTgttacccacctccccccagccagCTGCTCTTGGATCCAtaaatgggggtggggcaggacagGGGTGTCCGCCAAGGTGCGGCTTAGGTTTGATCCAGGCCTGGGCTCCCTCACCAGCAGAGTCCTGTCGCACTGACTGGAATGGCTGGATACCAGGGTGGAGGGTCTATGTGTGAGAAGAAGGGTCAAGGGGCCCACTACCAGTCCTGTACTTCTCTGTGTGAAGTGATGACACACGAGATCCCCAAAGGCTGGAATACTAGAGCTGAGGGGAACCTGATTCACCACCATCTGATCTGCCCCACTGTTTTACAGAGGAGAATATTAAGGTCCTGAGGAgagaagtgacttgtccaaggtcacccagctagtgaGTGGCAGGGCTAGTCCCTGAACCTGGATCTCCTGACCCCCAGTCCAGTGCCTTTCCTGAGGATACCCGTAGCTCCCCTCAGAATGTCAACaaatggtttcttttgttttatatttttggttaCTGGAGCTAGGATAGCCCTCAGtagcaaaatattttcagacaCTAAATACTGagtccttcccctccctccagttCTGAagatgccccctgcccccagtgaAGGAAATCAACCTGCAGAAGTCATTGCTAAGTCCCCTCACCAGGCAAGATCATGGAGGGGGGAACTGAGGGGTGTCTGCATTTCCACTGGAGACCGAACAAAGGGAGATGCTGCAGGAGTGAAGAGAAGGGAGAGCTCTGGAGGACTTCAGGGTACAGGGAGAATGTCAAAAGAGCATGGGACAGCAGTTCTTCCTTCGGAGCCCTCTCAGCTGTGAGACACCAAGGATTTGACCTGGAGGAGGAAGGCTGAGGAAGAAGGGACAGTGTGGCCCCTGCAGAGCCTGCTCAGCACGAATCAGGAAGCTTgtcctgggcccctcccccacctcccagccccctccaaaTCCTCCACCCCCAGCATACCCTGTtctcacccccccacacactcctTCACCGGGTGTGTGGAGCAGCAGAAGTGATGACGTCAGCACGGTCGCCAGGGCGACGGGAGGGATAAATCAGGCTGAGTGGGCGGTTGCCATGGCGCGCATTCTCCCGTTGCCACGGAGACTGGGCATCTGCTCCCTTTGTGCTGCCCGAGTGCCTTCCCCCTGGGGTCAAGGGGTGTAGGGGGGCAGATAGAGAAGCAGACACACCTCTGGGGTCAGAAGGAAGTCAGGGTGTTCCTGGGTCGATAGTCTTCCTTGGGGCTGCTCACTGGAGAGGCCTGTCTTGCCCCTACTTTGTAAAATTGAGGCAGCTCTTGCTGAATAGCCCCTTGGTTGGGCTCCATCTGGGGAGCCAGGTCCTATGGGAAGTTCCATTCTCCCCCTAAAGAGAGCATCACTTGGTCAAGTTACCTGGGGCTTCACCAGGGCCTGGAGTGGGCCCAGGAGCATCCTCCTAGACATCCTGACCTCCCACTGCCTCTAATCTCCCCGGGTCCTAATCCTAAACAAGATTAGGcccatccctcccttcccatcATCGGTTTAGGGTTTAGGGCCTGGGGCTTGCTTCCTCTAGCCTCTCTGCAGGTCCCagcctgggggtgaggggtggctCTTATCGGGTTCAGAGGAGGTCCCCAGCAGttgccttctcttctctccttttagaTGAACAGGCCGATCCAGGTCAAGCCAGCCGACAGCGAGAGCCGAGGAGGTAGGTTCTGTACCCTTGGACTTGGGACTTAGGCCCAGGGCTTAGAGTAACTGAGGGACAGCCTCTCTTGAGGAAGGAAATATGAGAATTCCAAAGGGTTCCTGGTCAAGGTGTGGGTTGTTGTCAAAGGGGATGTCATCTAGCCCATTGTAGAGATGGccaaactgaagcccagaggaaagTGCAAGCCCTTCAGAACTGTGCTGAGCACCCTATGTAACTGTATCCCATTTCCCCCCAAATCACTGGCATCACTGCTAGTAGCCTTAGTCTCAGGATAAGGGGAGTGCCTGGAGCTCCAGGGAGTTGCCAAAGGTGAAGGGCAGGATTTGTGCCTGTCCTGGTGGGAATAGAGTGGGGGAAAGTAGCCAGGGAGCCCTGAACATGCCCCTTGTCCTGTGCCTTACCCCCCAGAAGACCGGAAGCTCTTTGTGGGGATGCTAGGGAAGCAGCAGACAGATGAGGACGTCAGGAAGATGTTCGAGCCTTTTGGGACCATAGACGAGTGCACTGTGCTCCGGGGGCCAGATGGCACCAGCAAAGGTACCCAGtggctccccttccccagccgggCCCTCTGGCctttctgctcctttcccccTGGCTCCCTGGCGACAGGAGCATTGGGGGCCCTTGAGGGTGAGCACTCACCCTTTCCTCCTTGCTCTTGGATGCTGTAGGCTGCGCCTTTGTCAAGTTCCAGACCCACGCGGAGGCCCAGGCGGCCATCAACACCCTTCACAGCAGCCGGACCCTGCCGGTGAGCACCCCCACATTCACATTTCAGATGACATCCCCCCACCTCTGACCCCTCACCTCCAGTCCACAGGTCTTGccctcctctccagcctcctTCACTCCTCAGCCTCTCCATCTCCTGTCTCTTCGCCCACCTTCCTGTACACCCCACCTTCCCTGGCTGGGCATCGGAACACTTGCTTAGAGGCCCCACATGCCCTGGCCAACTGACCGTGCTCGTGGGGGGCTCTCCAGCAGAGTGTGTTTCTCTGATGGACCTAGCTGACTCTGAAGCTCCCTCAGCAGAGGCTGGGCAAGCGATTAGCTGGGCCTTGGCTGAGAGAGGATGCACCACTAAATAGAGAATTGCATTCTAGAGTCCAGAATTCTATAAAATCTCCGCACATGTTCCTTGGGTTTGATTTTGATTTAGCTCGAGGTGGTATTCAAATTTGAGGCTTCATGCTCTGAGCATACCACAAGGGtcagggtgtgggggtgggcaTCGTGGTGTGGGGACTGGGGCAGCTAGATGGGATGACCAGGCTGAGATTAAATATTGGCTGGGGATGATTTCCAGCTCGGAATCCTTACAAAGCCTGAGGCACCCTTCTGATTTCAATAGGCTATTCCCTTTCCAAACACGTGCCTTCGAGTTCCTCAACTTTTTGTAGCCTCTCGCCCATCCCGGCACAGGGGGAAGCTGGGATGAAAATCTTCCCATTGGACAGAGGCGCCCTGATGGCTGTCCTCCCCAGGAGGCCAAGCCTGGAGGGATGGAACCGAGGCCGGGCCTTGAGGGTTCTGAGCAGGAGAGGTCCCAACTCCTCTGTCCCTCTAACCGCCACGTGGCCCCTGCCCAGGGTGCCTCATCCAGCCTGGTGGTGAAGTTTGCCGACACGGAGAAGGAGCGAGGTCTCCGCCGCATGCAGCAGGTGGCTACCCAGCTGGGCATGTTCAGCCCCATCGCCCTGCAGTTTGGAGCCTACAGCGCCTACACCCAGGCCGTGAGCACTGACCCCGGGGGCCTGGGCTGGGCCCCTCCCCGCCGCCTCCTGGCCTCCAGGATCTGCCCCCACCCTTCTAGTGCCACGGTCCGTGGCTGGGAGGGGAGCCAGgctgggcatgggggtgggggtggcaggaccCGGCCCCActgtcctctcctcccctccctccagctgaTGCAGCAACAGGCAGCCCTGGTGGCGGCTCACAGTGCCTACCTCAGCCCCATGGCCACCATGGCCGCCGTGCAGATGCAGCACATGGCCGCCATCAATGCCAATGGCCTCATTGCCACCCCCATCACCCCATCCTCAGGTAAAGCCCAGGGTAGGCAGGCCGGGCTGGGCTGGGCACAAGTGGGACAGGTCGGTGTGTATGTGGCGGGGAGGGGACATAGGGCACTGCTCAGGGAAGCCAGAGGGCCTGAGAGGGACTCAGGGGCAATAGagtggcctgcttcctccctaaTGCCTGCAGCCTTGCTGACTGgttctctgtgtttgtgtgtgtgtgtgtgtgtgtgtgtgtgtgtccgctcctctgctctgtctctgtcgcTTTCTCCTCCCCAGGAACAAGCACCCCTCCTGCCATCGCCGCCACGCCCGTCTCGGCAATCCCTGCTGCCCTGGGCGTCAACGGCTACAGCCCGGTGCCCACCCAGCCCACCGGGCAACCTGCCCCTGATGCTCTGTATCCCAACGGGGTTCACCCCTACCCAGGTGGGggtctctgcctgcccccctccctccccagcagctATCAAAGCCACCGCTCCCAATGCCCACAGACAGCTGTGGTGCACCCTCCCTCTGCAGGCCTCAGGGTCATAAGGTGCTTTCTCTGCTCTGGCATCCTTGGGCTCAGAGGCTCCTGCCCATTCGTAGCCAGGGAAGCTGAGGTTTAGAGAAGTCCAGGGTCGCACAGGCAGTCAGACTCCACGCTCTGCGCTCTTCCCACCACCCTGTGCCTTTGCGCGCTATCCTGTCACACCCGCGCCCCGGGAGGCTGTGTTCCCCCCCCACCTGGCCTTTGCTCTGCGTCCTCCCCCGCCTCACAGTTGGTGCTGCtctccccagcccagagccctgcGGCACCTGTGGACCCCCTGCAGCAGGCCTACGCGGGGATGCAGCACTACACAGGTGAGGAGCCCAGGGCCCATGACAGGAGGGACAGCGAGGGAGAGAAGCTGGTCTTCCAGGCACCCTGCCCTGCCAGCCACCCCCTGGGGCTTCCTGATGGGTCCCATGGGTCCTACGTTAGGGGTAGTATACCCAGAGTTCAAGGGCTGGTCCACCCCACTGGCCTGGGCTAGGCGAAGGGAGACAGGGCTGGCCAGAGGGCCCCAGGGGCTAGGGGAGTTCCGAGACCCCCACTAGCTCTCCGTTCTCCCACCACCCCCTCAGCAGCCTACCCAGCAGCCTACAGCCTGGTCGCACCTGCGTTCCCGCAGCCTCCACCAACCCTGGTCGCCCAGcagcccccacctcctccccagcagcagcagcagcagcaacagcagcagcaacagcagcagcagcagcaacggGAAGGTGCGGCCTGGGCGCCCTTCTCCTGGGCCAGAGCCTTCAGGGAGAGGAGCGCCCTGGTCCTGGGCTGGGAACTCCCTGTCACCTGCTCCAAGCCTGACTCTGGCCCTATGTGTGGGAAGAAAATGAGTGGGGCTGAGGTGTCTGGTGCCCTGGCCTGCATGTGGGGGCTGGGATGGGAGGGTCCCCCTGCCAGGGCCTGCTTTCCGTGGGGCCTTTGCCCTGCGTTTCCCAATTCCTGAGCTCTTCCTCTGTGTCTGCTGCCATCCAGGCCCTGACGGCTGCAACATCTTCATCTACCACCTGCCCCAGGAGTTCACGGACTCAGAGATCCTCCAGATGTTCGTCCCCTTCGGCCATGTCATCTCAGCCAAAGTCTTTGTTGACCGGGCCACCAATCAGAGCAAGTGTTTTGGTAAGACTGTGGTGATCCAAAAGATACAGTACAGTTTTGCCAAACTCCAAATATGGATAAGGTCTGAGACATTTAAAGGCATTCATGGTCACAGTGGGCCCAAATTTTGAAATCCAGATTATCCAAGGTCAGAAGGAACCTTTCTTACACCCTCAGCATGCCATACCGGCTGCTATCTAGCTCTTCCTCCAAAACCTGCAACTCCACCTTTTCTCCTTGAGCACTGGTCAAATTCATGCTCCCAAAAGTCTGGAAGAGTCTCAGGAACGGGATGTTtggttttcaaaaggaaaatttagGGAGTGAAGTCTTTTGCCTTCATGTCTTTGAAAAGTTGCTTCAGGGGAGAAGGAGCCTTGTCCTCCCTGCTTGAGAAGTCACAAAGGGCCAGAAGTGGTCTGTGTTTTCAGAAGGCAGGTTCAGAGTTATCCAGGCTGAGGAAGGGGCTGCCCTTCAGAGAGtgctggaaagaatgtccaagaGCATGTTGAGTGGCTGCACTGCGTTTCCTCAGCCTGTCAATCAGCTGCTCCCCATCaaatgcctgctgtgtgccaggccctcaGGTTCCCAGGAGGAAGGGAGCTGGGAAAGCAGGGAACCAAGGAGCAGGTTCTGGCCCTAAGCACAGGCAAGTGAGGTGGGGTTGGGCTGGGCCTTATGCCCCTCTCACCTCAGGCTTTGTGAGTTTCGACAATCCGGCCAGTGCCCAGGCTGCCATCCAGGCCATGAACGGTTTCCAGATTGGCATGAAGCGCCTCAAAGTCCAGCTAAAGCGGCCTAAGGATGCCAACCGGCCCTACTGAGGGCCCCCAGGTGGGTCTTGCTCCCATCCTGTGACCTCTTCAACTCCCTCACACTGAAGCCAGGGCCCTCACTTGGAatgcccccaccccatgctccccTAGCCTCAGGGATGCCCACCCTACCCTGCCTGACTCTGTGCACTTGAAGCTGGGGTCTGGTATAGTTCCTTCTGCTGTCACCCTTTCAGTCACTTTCTGCTGTCACCTTTCAGTCACCTGagtcattctgtctctctctctcacacacacatatatacacctgtgtgtgtgagtgtacacacacacacacacacacacacacacacacacacacactgtgaccCCAGAGAGAGCCAAGTCTGTCTAGATCTGTGTCCACTTCCCAGGTCTTCCTCAGAATTTGGTGTCATTTGTCTGGTCAGTgtctatgtgtttgtgtgtgtctctcttaTTCGTTTTCCTTTGGGTCAGAGTGGAATTAGAGGAGTAGAGTTGGAGAAGTAAGGGGGCTGGTGTAGGATACTGGAGGGTTCTACAATCGTGGCTCCTGGAATATCTATCCTCCTGAGAGGTGGGGACATTAGACCCTCAGCACCCTGGACCCCATGTAGTATAGACCCTGGGCTCTTGTGCAATATAGATCCATGGGGCAGTGCAGAGTGCACAGAACAGACTGGGGGAAGTCCAAGTTTCAGGCCTCCTAGGAGCAGCTTTGGTTTAGGTGGAGGCGGCTAAAATGCTGGACCGCCCGAATTTCACAAAATGGGTCCCCTCCACCCAACTGCCATCATCACCTTAGCCTCGTGGCCACAGAGCTGTGAGCTTTGGTgacttttgtgtttgtttaatCTCCTTTGGACCAAACCCCTGAAAAAACACAACCCAAGAACAATACccacattttctgtttctccccctttccccccaaTCCTGGCTGCTTAACTCCCCCCACCCTGGGGGcccccccagcccagggcccgTGTCCATTGTCGGCCGAAGCCCCCATCCCCGGACCCCTGCTCCGGGCCCCTGTAAGTTGCATGGAACGAGCGTGTTGTCTTTGGAGccgattgtttgttctttggggaGGGGGCCGCGGAGGGAAGCGCCCCTCAGCCCAGGGTCAGGGCCGGGGGCAGCTCGCGGGATGTGCTTGGTCAACAGTGGTTGGTGACTGTGGTCTGTGTTCTGTgcatttctctcttgctttctttgttcctttctgaaaAGGAATGAGAGCACTCTCTAGGGTCTGGGGGTCTCAGCCCCCAAGTCTGCAGCCCTAAGCCCCATTCCAGGTCCTAGCCTGGCCGCCTTGCTCTTCCTCCAGGTGTCTGTCTGTCCGCtgccccttctcctttctcttagctatctctgcctgcctgcctgttgTCTCACTCCTTTGCTTTGTCCCCTCCagtccctgtctctctgtcttccagcctttctttctctcacGGGCTGTGTAAATACCTCCTCCTGAATACCCTTTGGTCTCCTGTATCATGGGCCCTCTCCCTCCCATCTCCTCCATCACTGTCCCTCGTCCAACAGCTGGGGGGCTGTCTGGACTGAGGCCTTTCTGATGACCTGCTTTCCCCAAGCTTTCCCCATCCTCTCCTGCGTCAGCCAGCCCAGCTACCTCTCCTTTGGCAGGGCCTGTGACCTGCATTGGCCGGGCCTTCCCTACAGCTTCACTCATGTCTCCTTACTTCACAGGTCTGGAGACACCAGAGGAAGGGGCACCACACCCCTCTCCCCACGTCTGGTCCCAGCCCTCTCTGCACACCTGCCCGGGGCCTCGATGGGGCTCTGGGGGCAAAAGCTGCTTCACAGCCCTGGGGGAACAGGACACCGGCCCactcccaccaccctgcccctCCTGAAGGGCCTATTtcctcccaggtgcccttttgGCCTTTGTGAGGGAGCAAGGGACAGGCTCAAAGGCTCCGGgctatctgccttctgctggggttcCTGTGGTGACCTTCTGTGCCCAGCTTTCGCACTTGCCTCCCCCACCAGCGGGCCTGTGGCCCCCGGGAAGACAGAGGGGCCTCCCATAAGCTCCCCACCTCACCTTCACCCCAGCCTCTTCCCCACATTAGGGGTTTCTCCGAAGCTGGTTctcacactccctgccaccctcaGCTAGAGGTAGGATATCCCTGAACCCTGGGCTCCCAGCCCTAAAACTCACTGCCTCCCCCATGGGCCCCCTCTAAGGAGGGTGTGGGGGAGCCCTGAGGGCCGCCTCTCGGCCGGTCAGCCACAGAGACCCTCCTCCTCTCATGAGGCAAAGACCTCCCCCGAAACCCCTAAGAATGTTTACAGTCTCTGCTGGTCCCCTCCGTGTAAATACCACTACCACCCGTGCGTTATCCAGCCCGGCCTGGCCCGGACGCTGCCGTCTCTCTTTCTGGGAGTTTAGACAATGTTTCCCTtggattttttctctctcttgattTCTCCCTTTGCTTTGGGGGTAATTGGGTATAtgggaggaggggtgtggggaggggttACAGGGGTTTATTACCTGATCATTTTCTTTAGGAAgaagttttaggggaaaaaaatgggcggtggggggtgggagtgctAAGGGGAGACTGGGGAGTCCATTTCAGACACTTCTCTATgcttaacttatttatttattgcattttacttttaaagagtTGGTCTTTTCtgtctaaataaagaaaaaagtttaaaagcatCAAATAAGAGTCTTGGAAAGTTGAGGGTAGGGGATTTTGTGCACTGGGGAGGGGACAaaggtgggtggaggggaggtTTGGGAGAGAGACCTGTCAGGAGCGTCTAAGACCTTTGAGCTGGTCCAGGTCTTGACCATAGCTTCACGATCCCATTCTTCCACCCTTCCTTGGGGCTTAATCCTGGAATGCTCTGCAGCACTAGGCACAGAGGGAAGAAAGCAGGTCAGCAGGCCTTTCTTGTATCTAGCCCTGTCCCCCCGAAGGCTGGGGACTTGAGTCTCACATTCCTGGTCTCCATTTCTCCCTTGTTTGTGGGGGTGAACTGTCCCTGCACCCATCAGTGGGATCCAGGGAGCTACGATTTTGCTCTGCGATTCTGTTACAGGCCCTTTATGTACATTTCCTCCCTTAACCTCCCAACAACTCTGTGAGGCAGGATATAATTTTATAGACAGGTTAAATAAAAAGGGCTTGGGAGGGTAACTAACTTACCCAGAATCACAAAGCTACTAAGGGATGGCTGCGGGAAGGAGGCCCAATATGTCAGACTCCAAAGCCCATGATTCTCTCATCGGGCAGGCCCCATTACCCGTTCTTTGACCCAAAACAGAGATCCCAACAAGTACCAAGCAGGCTGCGGCAGTGAGTCCTATCACGCAGAAGGTGGACTGCGTAAGCCCTGAGGTCCCTCCGCTTTGGGTCTTCTTTTGATTCTTCTCTGTGAACTGCCTTAGGGTTGGGTTCAGGGGGCTCACATGGGCTCACATGGGCTCACAC encodes:
- the CELF3 gene encoding CUGBP Elav-like family member 3 isoform X6, coding for MGRDSGYQVCGKMNRPIQVKPADSESRGEDRKLFVGMLGKQQTDEDVRKMFEPFGTIDECTVLRGPDGTSKGCAFVKFQTHAEAQAAINTLHSSRTLPGASSSLVVKFADTEKERGLRRMQQVATQLGMFSPIALQFGAYSAYTQALMQQQAALVAAHSAYLSPMATMAAVQMQHMAAINANGLIATPITPSSGTSTPPAIAATPVSAIPAALGVNGYSPVPTQPTGQPAPDALYPNGVHPYPAQSPAAPVDPLQQAYAGMQHYTAAYPAAYSLVAPAFPQPPPTLVAQQPPPPPQQQQQQQQQQQQQQQQQREGPDGCNIFIYHLPQEFTDSEILQMFVPFGHVISAKVFVDRATNQSKCFGFVSFDNPASAQAAIQAMNGFQIGMKRLKVQLKRPKDANRPY
- the CELF3 gene encoding CUGBP Elav-like family member 3 isoform X2 — protein: MKEPDAIKLFVGQIPRHLEEKDLKPIFEQFGRIFELTVIKDKYTGLHKGCAFLTYCARDSALKAQSALHEQKTLPGMNRPIQVKPADSESRGDRKLFVGMLGKQQTDEDVRKMFEPFGTIDECTVLRGPDGTSKGCAFVKFQTHAEAQAAINTLHSSRTLPGASSSLVVKFADTEKERGLRRMQQVATQLGMFSPIALQFGAYSAYTQALMQQQAALVAAHSAYLSPMATMAAVQMQHMAAINANGLIATPITPSSGTSTPPAIAATPVSAIPAALGVNGYSPVPTQPTGQPAPDALYPNGVHPYPAQSPAAPVDPLQQAYAGMQHYTAAYPAAYSLVAPAFPQPPPTLVAQQPPPPPQQQQQQQQQQQQQQQQQREGPDGCNIFIYHLPQEFTDSEILQMFVPFGHVISAKVFVDRATNQSKCFGFVSFDNPASAQAAIQAMNGFQIGMKRLKVQLKRPKDANRPY
- the CELF3 gene encoding CUGBP Elav-like family member 3 isoform X1, with the translated sequence MKEPDAIKLFVGQIPRHLEEKDLKPIFEQFGRIFELTVIKDKYTGLHKGCAFLTYCARDSALKAQSALHEQKTLPGMNRPIQVKPADSESRGEDRKLFVGMLGKQQTDEDVRKMFEPFGTIDECTVLRGPDGTSKGCAFVKFQTHAEAQAAINTLHSSRTLPGASSSLVVKFADTEKERGLRRMQQVATQLGMFSPIALQFGAYSAYTQALMQQQAALVAAHSAYLSPMATMAAVQMQHMAAINANGLIATPITPSSGTSTPPAIAATPVSAIPAALGVNGYSPVPTQPTGQPAPDALYPNGVHPYPAQSPAAPVDPLQQAYAGMQHYTAAYPAAYSLVAPAFPQPPPTLVAQQPPPPPQQQQQQQQQQQQQQQQQREGPDGCNIFIYHLPQEFTDSEILQMFVPFGHVISAKVFVDRATNQSKCFGFVSFDNPASAQAAIQAMNGFQIGMKRLKVQLKRPKDANRPY
- the CELF3 gene encoding CUGBP Elav-like family member 3 isoform X4, which gives rise to MKEPDAIKLFVGQIPRHLEEKDLKPIFEQFGRIFELTVIKDKYTGLHKGCAFLTYCARDSALKAQSALHEQKTLPGMNRPIQVKPADSESRGEDRKLFVGMLGKQQTDEDVRKMFEPFGTIDECTVLRGPDGTSKGCAFVKFQTHAEAQAAINTLHSSRTLPGASSSLVVKFADTEKERGLRRMQQVATQLGMFSPIALQFGAYSAYTQALMQQQAALVAAHSAYLSPMATMAAVQMQHMAAINANGLIATPITPSSAQSPAAPVDPLQQAYAGMQHYTAAYPAAYSLVAPAFPQPPPTLVAQQPPPPPQQQQQQQQQQQQQQQQQREGPDGCNIFIYHLPQEFTDSEILQMFVPFGHVISAKVFVDRATNQSKCFGFVSFDNPASAQAAIQAMNGFQIGMKRLKVQLKRPKDANRPY
- the CELF3 gene encoding CUGBP Elav-like family member 3 isoform X7, whose amino-acid sequence is MNRPIQVKPADSESRGEDRKLFVGMLGKQQTDEDVRKMFEPFGTIDECTVLRGPDGTSKGCAFVKFQTHAEAQAAINTLHSSRTLPGASSSLVVKFADTEKERGLRRMQQVATQLGMFSPIALQFGAYSAYTQALMQQQAALVAAHSAYLSPMATMAAVQMQHMAAINANGLIATPITPSSGTSTPPAIAATPVSAIPAALGVNGYSPVPTQPTGQPAPDALYPNGVHPYPAQSPAAPVDPLQQAYAGMQHYTAAYPAAYSLVAPAFPQPPPTLVAQQPPPPPQQQQQQQQQQQQQQQQQREGPDGCNIFIYHLPQEFTDSEILQMFVPFGHVISAKVFVDRATNQSKCFGFVSFDNPASAQAAIQAMNGFQIGMKRLKVQLKRPKDANRPY
- the CELF3 gene encoding CUGBP Elav-like family member 3 isoform X8, whose protein sequence is MNRPIQVKPADSESRGDRKLFVGMLGKQQTDEDVRKMFEPFGTIDECTVLRGPDGTSKGCAFVKFQTHAEAQAAINTLHSSRTLPGASSSLVVKFADTEKERGLRRMQQVATQLGMFSPIALQFGAYSAYTQALMQQQAALVAAHSAYLSPMATMAAVQMQHMAAINANGLIATPITPSSGTSTPPAIAATPVSAIPAALGVNGYSPVPTQPTGQPAPDALYPNGVHPYPAQSPAAPVDPLQQAYAGMQHYTAAYPAAYSLVAPAFPQPPPTLVAQQPPPPPQQQQQQQQQQQQQQQQQREGPDGCNIFIYHLPQEFTDSEILQMFVPFGHVISAKVFVDRATNQSKCFGFVSFDNPASAQAAIQAMNGFQIGMKRLKVQLKRPKDANRPY
- the CELF3 gene encoding CUGBP Elav-like family member 3 isoform X5, with the protein product MKEPDAIKLFVGQIPRHLEEKDLKPIFEQFGRIFELTVIKDKYTGLHKGCAFLTYCARDSALKAQSALHEQKTLPGMNRPIQVKPADSESRGEDRKLFVGMLGKQQTDEDVRKMFEPFGTIDECTVLRGPDGTSKGCAFVKFQTHAEAQAAINTLHSSRTLPGASSSLVVKFADTEKERGLRRMQQVATQLGMFSPIALQFGAYSAYTQALMQQQAALVAAHSAYLSPMATMAAVQMQHMAAINANGLIATPITPSSAQSPAAPVDPLQQAYAGMQHYTAYPAAYSLVAPAFPQPPPTLVAQQPPPPPQQQQQQQQQQQQQQQQQREGPDGCNIFIYHLPQEFTDSEILQMFVPFGHVISAKVFVDRATNQSKCFGFVSFDNPASAQAAIQAMNGFQIGMKRLKVQLKRPKDANRPY
- the CELF3 gene encoding CUGBP Elav-like family member 3 isoform X3, which gives rise to MKEPDAIKLFVGQIPRHLEEKDLKPIFEQFGRIFELTVIKDKYTGLHKGCAFLTYCARDSALKAQSALHEQKTLPGMNRPIQVKPADSESRGEDRKLFVGMLGKQQTDEDVRKMFEPFGTIDECTVLRGPDGTSKGCAFVKFQTHAEAQAAINTLHSSRTLPGASSSLVVKFADTEKERGLRRMQQVATQLGMFSPIALQFGAYSAYTQALMQQQAALVAAHSAYLSPMATMAAVQMQHMAAINANGLIATPITPSSGTSTPPAIAATPVSAIPAALGVNGYSPVPTQPTGQPAPDALYPNGVHPYPAQSPAAPVDPLQQAYAGMQHYTAYPAAYSLVAPAFPQPPPTLVAQQPPPPPQQQQQQQQQQQQQQQQQREGPDGCNIFIYHLPQEFTDSEILQMFVPFGHVISAKVFVDRATNQSKCFGFVSFDNPASAQAAIQAMNGFQIGMKRLKVQLKRPKDANRPY